In Polyangia bacterium, the genomic stretch TCGGGATGAAACGCACGCACAACGAGGACTATTTCTCGTTGATTGAAGACGAGCAGCTTTTCTTGGTCGCCGACGGCATGGGTGGTCACGCCTCGGGCGAGGTGGCCTCGAAGATGGCCGCCGAGGTCATTCACGAGTTCTTCTCGCGCTCGAAGGACGATGACGCCACCTGGCCGTACAAGATGGACCGCCATCTCAGCTACGTGGAGAACCGGCTGGTGGTGGGCATCAAGATGGCCAACCAGCGCATCTTCGAGGCCGCCGCCAAGGACATGAAGTTCAAAGGCATGGGCACCACGATCGTCAGCGGCCAGATCGTCGGCGATCGTTTCTACATCGCCCACGTCGGCGATTCGCGCTGCTACCGCGTGCGCGAGGACGGCATCCAGCAGATGACCCGCGATCATTCCTTGCTGGAAGACTACAAAGACGCCAAGCCCAACATGTCGGACGAGGAGCAGCGTAAGTTCCCGCACAAGAACGTCATCACGCGCGCCCTGGGCATGCGCGACATCGTGCAGGTGGACGTGCTGGCGCACGAGATCCGCGACCGCGACATCTTCCTGCTGTGCTCCGACGGTCTTTCCGGAATGATCGAAGACGATCGCGTGCTGGAGATCGTCCGCGATGCTTCGACGCTGGAGACCGCGGTGGCGAATTTGATCGACGCCGCCAACATGGCCGGCGGCACCGACAACATCACCGTGCTGGCCCTGCAGTGCCTGTCCAGCCCCAATCCCAGCAGCCCCGCCAGCGCCAGCTAGAATTTAATGTTCGCGCCACTTGATCGAGCAGCCCATCGACGGGCGCTGCTCCGCCGCCGGACGAGCGCCGCCCAGCAGCGCGTCCAGCGCGGCCGCCAGCTCTCGCCGGGTGACCTTGCTTTCGTCCTTCCACGAATCGTCGATCCGGCCGCGGTAGGCCAGGAGCCGGTCGCGGTCGTAGACGAAGATGTCCGGCGTACACACCGCCCCGAACGCGCGCGCCACGTCCTGTGTTTCGTCGTGCAGATACGGAAAGCCGTACTCCTTGTCGCGCCAGCGGGCCGCCAGCTTGTCTAACGAATCGTCCGGATAGGTGGCGGCGTCGTTCGAGGACACACCGACCAGCTGCACGCCACGCGGCCCGTACGTGCGCTCGAGGTGGATCAACCGATCCTCCACCGCCTTGACGTACGGACAGTGGTTGCAGATGAACATCACCACCAGCACGGGCGAAGCGGCGAAGTCCGAGAGCGCGTAAGCGCGACCGTCGACGCCGGGAAGCGAGAACGACGGACAGGCAGCGCCCAGCACGGCAGGGGGAGTTTCTACGGCCATGTCCGCAATCCTAGCCGAGCAGGAGGCGTGCGCCACCAAACGGCAACAGCGAACGCCAATGGAATCGGACGGTGGCTACATCGCGGACCACGAACAGAGCTTGCCGTTGCCTCCCGCAACGATGCGCGCGCCCTTCGCGGCGATCAGCGACGTCCAGCGCTGGACCTGGCAGTTGCCGCCGCTGAAAACGGAGGCGCCGGTGTCGCCGTCGACGCCCTTGAGGACGCCGTTGCTGACGTACCAGACCACGGCGTCCGTCTTGCCGTCGGTGGTGGTCGCGATCGGCGACGTCGCCTGGGTTGCATCGTTGCCCGCCGCCGCAGCAATGGCGGCGCACCAGGCCACCGTCGCCTTGATCGCGCCCGCCGTGACGGCGACCGAAACCCCGACCACCACGTTTCCAGTGGCGCCGCCGCCCGGACAATGGCCGCCCTGAGTGCTGAGCACGACGTAGGCTCCTTTGCTGGTCTGGTAAGCGGCGGGCGTCGTCTTGGCGCTGCTCATGCCTTCGTTAGCGAACATGAGATCCGCCGCCTCGCCGCCCATCCCGCCCAGATTCGAGGGATCGAGAAAATACAGGTGTCCGTCCTTCGACGGCGCGGCGACGAACTTTGCCGGCGTGGCGCCGGGCACGTCCATCACCAGCGGGCTGTCGGCTCCGAAGTCCAGATCGCCTATGTCCATTGACTGCCAACGACCGGGGAAGAACATGTTCGCATTGCTCCGAGTGAGCTGCGCGAGGCCTGTCAAGCGAACGACTTCTTCGCTGTCCCCATGGGTGGCGGGAGCTTGTCCGTTTGGAAAGTGGTTTCCCGTGATGGCAAACGCCGCCGTCCCGTCGGAGGCCAATCCACCGGGGGCCCAGATAGCGCCGCCTTCGTCCTGGGTCGACCAGCTCCCGGTCTTCGTCGGATCGGCGATGTTGATGGCGACGACGCGGCCATGCGTACGGAATCGATCGCAGTCGCCCACCTGCCCACCAAAAGGCACGTAGAGGATGCCGTTGACCAACAGCAACGCTCCTCTTTGATTCGATTCACTCAGCTGGACGCCATTACCGAACACTTGCCCAATATCGACGGGCCAGCCCATACGCTCGGCGCCGGTGTCCACGTCATATGCATAGACTTTGAATGACTGGAGGGTGCCCGGCCCATTGGCCGCGGCCACGAAAATCGTCCGTGACGCCGAATCGATCGCCGGCGTGCTCATGACGCCTTTGCCTTGGTTGTCGCAGCTTCCGTTACCGGTTGCTCCCGCGTTCTTCATCCATATCTGCGCCCCCGTCGTCTCGTCGAAGGCGTAGATGTTGTTTGACTGCGTGGCCACGAAGAAGGCGCCCTTGCCGCCGGGACCGTTGGCCAAATACAAAGGTACGCCGGTCAGCGTGCCGCCGTAGCTGGCGTTGAAAGCAGCATCGGCGGTCATCGTTGCGGCTTTGGCTTTGGTGAGCGCCGGACGTATGAAATTGCCGGTCCGGGCCGCGTCGCCGCTGCGCTGGAGAACGGACTCGTCGGTCGCCGTAGTGGTGCCGCCGGTGCCCGGATTTCCACCGTCCGCGCCGCCTGGCCCGCCGTCCACCTTGCTGCCGCCGGTGCCCGCCACGGAGCCGCCCGTCCCGCCGCCGGTGCCCGATGCGGAACCGCCGCTGCCGGATGTCGCCCCGCCGCTGCCGGAACCACCCGAACCGCCGCTCCCCGCTGACATGCCGCCCGCTCCTCCAGAGCCGCCGGAAGAACCGCCACCCGAGCAGGCAGCGCCAAACAGCACGATGGTGAGCCAATAATAATGTCGATTCATGGAGAAACCTTCCTCTCTAGGCGGACTTGCCAGGCGCAATACCGTCAATTTCAGTCAGCCTCGGTACACGTGTCAATTCTAAGTTTGGTAAATTCGCAGCCGAAAAATCGATCAATCTTTTCTAGCACAATATGGGCAGACACCCGCACAACCTTTTTAACCAGCTGGCGATAACCGGCCATGGAGCTCGCGAACGACAAATTGTTGGTGCTCTTGTATAAGGTACGCGCCCTTGGATGAGAACCTGTGGAGGACCGATGGAAGCGCGTGAGGTTGCGTTGTGGGGTGTCGTCTGGATCGTGCTCGCTTTCGCCGGGCCGGGCAAGGCCAAGGCCGATGAAGACCCGGAGGCCCTGATCAGGCAAGGAGTCAGCCTCCGAAAATCTGGCGATGACGCAAAGGCACACGGGTACTTCAGGCGCGCTTACGACATCGCTCACACGCCGCGCTCCGCAGCGCAGTTGGGTCTGGTCGAATATGCGCTCATGTTCTGGGGCATTTCGGAAGCTCACCTGTTCGAAGCCTTGGGAAGCGACAGTGATGCCTGGATTCGCGCCAATCATCCGGTCCTTGAGCAGGCCCTGACCGACGTTCGAACGCACCTCTGCGAGTTGAAGATCACAGGCGATCCGCCTGGCGCCCGGATTCTGGTTAGCGGGCAATTCAAGGGCAACCTTCCGGTCAGCATCTATGCGCCTGCCGGGCCCGTTTCGATCGATGTCCAAGCGCCCGACTTCCAGTCTTCGCACCAGACCGTCACGATGGTGACGGGCGCAGCGGGAAAGCTTGCGGTTCACCTTTCGCCGAAAGCCACGGCCGCGGTCGCTTCTCCCGAAGCGACCGAGCAAGATGAAGCCAATCCTCGCAACGGCGGACCCGCCCAAACGACGGAAAACAAGCCGCAGTGGAAACGGCCAGTCGCGTGGATGTCGGGTGGCGTTGGTCTGGCTCTCCTCGGTGGCGGAATCGCCGCCGCTCTCGCCTCGAACGGAAACTATCAAAGCTTCAACACGCCAAAAATTGCAGGCTCCAATGAAAACCGCTGCTCAACCGCGCTCGCCGATAAGGGCGGTAGCGACTGCGCCGGATTCCTGTCGGCCGGCGATCGCGACAAGGCTTTGGCCATCGGTGCTTTTATCGGGGCGGCCGCTTTCATCGCCACATCCACAGTTCTCTTCGTGACCTCATTCGACAAGCACGCTGATATTCAAACAGCGATGGAATGCGCGCCGATAATCGACCGCTTCCCGGGCGGATCTTGCGCGCTCCGGTTCTAGGAGGAACTCTTATGAAACGTTTGGCCGAAACCGCCTTCGCTGCGGCGATTGTCTTCTGCAGCGTCGGATGCACGCAACCGAATAGCCGCATGCCAGACGGCGGCTCGAACAAAGACGCCCTCGACGCGTCGAAAATGGACGTCCCCGCCGACAGCGACGGCCGCCTGCCCCGGGACGCCGTCGACGGCACCGACGCGAACGCAGCCGCGGACGCGATCGATGAGGACACGGCGCCAGGCCCCGAAACTGGCGCCGGCAAAATGGGCAACGGGCTGGCGTGTTCCGCCGCCGGCGACTGCGACAGCGGACACTGCGTGGAGGGCGTTTGCTGCAACACCACTTGCACGGACAAGTGCAGCTCCTGCTTAATAGCGAACACCGGAAAATCTGAGGGCACCTGCGCGGCCGTGCAACCCGGCAGCGATCCGCACAACGATTGCGACAAGGGGAGCGATCCCTGCGGCTTGGATGGCACGTGCGACGGCGCGGGAGCGTGCCGAAGCGCCGGTCCCGACGTCATGTGCAAGGCAGAATCGTGCACGAACAGCCAGTACACCGGCCCCTCCCAGTGCGATGGCAAAGGCGCCTGTGTCACGCCGGCGGCCCTTTCTTGCGGCAACTATCCGTGCGCGAACAACCGCTGCAACATGACTTGCTCGGCGACGGTGAGTTGCCTTACCGGCTTCTATTGCGCGGGCACGATGTGCCAGCCACAGAAGGGCCTCGGCAGCTCCTGCGGAGCGGGCAGCGAATGCGTGACCGGCAACTGCATCGAAGGTTTCTGTTGCGACGGCGGCTGCTCCGGCAAATGTCAGTCGTGTCTGGCGGCGAACACCGGACATTCCAACGGGCAGTGCGCGCCGGTAAAGTCGGGAACCGCTCACGGTTCCGATTGCCAAGCGGGCGGGACGACCTGCGGCCTGGACGGAACCTGCGACGGCGCGGGAGCTTGCCGGGATGCGCCTGCGCAAAAGACGTGCGCCGCCGAGGCGTGCAGCGCAGGCAAATACACCGGCGCTTCTCAATGCAACGGCCAGGGAAGTTGCGTGACACCGACGGCCACATCCTGCGGCGCTTACAGCTGCGGAAGCACCCAGTGCAAGAGCGGCTGCACTGGCGCGGGAGACTGCGCGGCCGGCTATTCGTGCGTGGGCACCTCGTGTACGATCTCGAAGGCAAACGGGAGCGCTTGCCCATTAGGCTCCGGCAACGAATGCGCCAGTGGGATCTGCGTCGGCGGCGTGTGCTGCTCGTCTACGTGTACGCGAGCCGATCAATCGACCTGCGGACAAGACGCGACATGCGATGCGACCGGGCAGTGCCACAAATGGTCAGCGGGCACGCCGTGCGCGGTCGCGATGTGCACGGCCGACAACAAATTCGTTCCTGCCCGCAACTGCGACGGCAACGGCACGTGTCAGGCCGCGCCCCCCGACGCATGCGGGCAAAGTGCCTGTGACATCACCGGCTGCAAGCGAACGTGCGCCTCCGCCTCTGACTGCGTGGGCAACGCATATTGTGACTCCACTGGGCATTGCGCCGCGAAGAAGAACCTGGGCGCGAGTTGTTCGACCGGCACTGAATGCGCTGCCGGCAACTGTGTCGAAGGTGTTTGCTGCGACGGCGCCTGCGGCAGCAAGTGCTACTCCTGTCTTGCTACAATGACCGGTGCGACCGATGGCCAGTGCAAGGCGGTTAAAGCGGGCACAAAACACGCGACGGACTGTGCGATGAGCGATCCCACTACCTGCGGCTCTGATAGTTCCTGTGACGGGGCAGGAAGCTGCCGCAAGTGGCCGAGCGGTACTCTATGCAAGGGAGCTTCGTGCCCGAATGGCTCCTCAACAATTACCGGCACCTCTGCCTGCGATGGCGTCGGCAATTGTGTGATGCCTGCCGCAGTCTCTTGCCTCAATTATAGTTGTGACGGATCGATGTCGTGCCGCTCGTCCTGCACACAACCGAGTGACTGTTCGCCAACCGCCTATTGCGCTAATAATTCTTGCAAAGCAAAGAATGATAAAGGCAGCCTATGCGGAGCCGACCAAGAGTGCAAAAGCGGAATGTGCAGTGGCCGTTGTTGCGATTTCAACTCGCCGTGTATGTGCCCGCAGCCAAGCCAATTCAATCTGATTCATAACCCTGGATTCGACATCGACTTCTCAAGCTGGACGATCGTGAGCGGCAACGGTAGTGTCCAACTTGACAACGATGCTCTAGGCTGCCCGTTTTCACATTCGGGCAGAATCGTCTCTCAAGGAAGCCCCAGTCCACAGTTATCGCAGTGCGTGACCGTGGCTGCATCAACGACATACGATTTCGGGTCTGATCTTCAAAACCCTGGCCACTGCCTTCTTGACTGGTATTCGGGCGCCAACTGCACCGGATCATCAGAAAATGCATTCGATGATCAATGGCTAAATGTAGCGTGGCGGATGACGTCGTTTCCATTTTCTGCCCAAACAAACCCCGACACCAAGAGCGCTCGCATTTGGTGCTATGCGGGCCTAAGCCTCGACGATCAGAGCGCGCAGGGCTTCAATATCGACTACATTTTTCTTTCGCAATCACCAAATCAATATTGAAAATTGGGACGTAAGACCACGAAAGACAGCCTCTCATCTGGCGGCTAATTATTGCTGAATACTCCAAAGCTGGACAATAACGATGGTGACCTCAGCTTTTCACATAACCATTCCCGTCGACATCGCTGGCGCTATTTTCCAGGGAACCTCTCGCCCGGGTCGTCGCCCACAACCTGGGCTGTGCTGCCCAGTTCACCGACGTTAATATCATCCTGACGATGGTGACGGCCTCTCGGGAGTACGGCGGTGCTTTAAGCGACGGCCCTTCGCTCCATCGACTCGGTCCCGACTATCAGATTGGGAGGCGCCCTACGATGTGCCTCATCGCTGCCAGAAGCTAGATGCTGATGATTTCGTGTGAGGAATAACAACCTGAAGGGTTCTGCCGATGATCGGAAAAACGGATTAGGATGATCGCCTTGATCGCCTCGATCGACGAGCTCACGCCCATCCCGTCTACATGGCGCAGGAGATGAACGCGAACGCCCACGGCCCAGACGGCCGGCGGATGGCCCAGTACAATGCCATCTCCAGCACCGAGTACTTGGCGAAGTATTTTGCCGCCTCATGGTGGCGGCGCCTGTTCGGCTCCCTCTCGCAAAGCAGTGCATCGATATCGAGATATCCAGTCATCAGGCCGCGCTGATGATGTGGACGATGAAGGTCAGGCAGGATGCAGAATGGGACCACAAACCGAAGATTCGGGTCCGATTCCCGTCGTCGACGACGCACAGCCGCGTCTGGCATACCTACGACACCACCGAGTACTTTTACGACATCTGGTCGAACATTCACTACGGCTACGTCGGCAGCGCCGCGGGGTTCGAAGAAGATGTCCTGTTGGATGGGGCCGGCCTCGAACAGATTGGGACCGACCTTCTTCGCCGACGTTGGCCGACACGCTCACAGGGGGTGCAAGGGCTTCGTGCCTTCGACGATCCATCGGACCGGATCGCGATCTCGACGGGAATCGAGCTGTACGCGATGGTCCCGGAGCATATTTCCGCCCGGGAGTTGGTCGACACCATCTTGATGACGGGCGGCCTCGATACCCGTCCGCACTCCGCGCCAGGATGAAATCAGCAACCACCCACTCGCGCAGCACAGGCCTCGTCTGGACCGCCGCGTTCGTGATGTCCATCGGGCTGGGATGTGTCCGTCGAGACGACGTTCAGGTCCGGGTCGTCTACGAGAACGGAGCCAATGCCAAGCCTGTTGAGAACTTCACCGTCTTCGTCGGGGCAAACAAGTCGTGGTGGGCCACCATCTCGCCTGGCGAGTCGGTCAGCGTTGTGTTGCCGCCCGCAGGCGAGCCTCCACAGGTCTCGGCCATCTACACAGCGGCCGGCAGCAAAAAGGACTGGAGGGGCCCAAGTCTACCGGCTGGCGCCGGTTATGCGGTGGAGCTGCGATTGGCGCCCAACGGTGCGCTGACCGAACGTCATTGCACTAGGCCCTGCAGCTTGCCGTGACCGCAAGCGCGGTTCGCGTCGGCTGGCGCGATCGGCTACTCGCCTGACGCGAATCCCGCGACGAACGAATCATCAGTAGACAGATCGCTAAACCGCCATTCACCCGGTGTTGCCTCAACGGGGGCCTTGCAAGTGACCTCGGCCAGCAATCGGAACACCGCGGTCTTGAACGGCCACTTGGGTGCATGACGGGTAGGGTCGTCGAGGTGGCGTCGCCAGGTCGCTTCAGGAACGACGAACTCGGTTTCGATCGAGTCGCCGCCGCTGATCGCTAGCTCGCGCTCCAGAACTACCGCCCGTCCCATCCGGGCAGTCAGGAAGAGTTTCCCGGCGCGGCACCTCGTGACAACCCGAGCAGCGCAGCGCAGGTCATCCACGTTCCAGTTCGCTCCGTCGGGTCCTCCGCCGTGCCACCCTCTGATTCCGAGTTCAGGTTTCACCAGACCTTGCGATTCGGGCTGGCCTGGCAGAGGCGGATACTTCTCGCAATTGAATGCGGCGATTCGCGCCAGCGGCGATTCGGAAGCATCAGGCGAGGTGGTCGCCGCCACCCTCTGGTCAACAGATTGAACGACCTTGTCCGCGGCTCCATCGGTCCCACCTGCTGCTGGTGGCGACGGGCGGGAGCAACCTCCAATTGCTGCGAAAAGGAGTCCTGCGACCGCCCTCCTAGCCCGGAGCATGATCGAGCATCTGATCGGACGTCCAGCCGCAGCTACGGAGTTTTGCCTCGGAGTATCCAATCAGTTCCATTTCATCGAGGAAGGTCACCTGCTTGTCGAGCTTGTATTGGAAGTGCCACCATTCGGCCTTGTTGTAAACCGACTGCCAGCCGGACTGCGCTTTGATTCGCTCGAATGTTCCCGTGGATTGGATCAGGGCGGTCAGGTCGACGTACTGACCCTCCGGCAGCCAGTGATCAGTTTTCTCCTGGAACGAATACCATTTCACCATGTTCTTCCGGATGAGGGAGCCCTGGCTGCCATCCTGCTTGTCGGTCTTGCAGTAGATCTTCCAGTACTGCGTCGAGCCTTGCGGATCCTGGGCGACGTAGTAGCGGTGGTCCTTCGATTTGGTGAAGTCTTGGCTGATGTCCACCGCTCGGCCGCAGTAATGGAAGCTGTAGTGGCTGGATCCGACTTTTGCCGTCGGCCGAACCGGGCGAGCCGAATCCCCGTAGAGCCCATGTAGCGTGGCGCCCTGGACGTCGGCGGTGTTCACGATCTGTTCCCAGGCGGCCGCCGCGTCCTCCCTCAGCGAGACCGGATTGGTTGCAACGTTCAGCGGACGAACTCGGAAGCGCCCGATCGGGATCAGCCACTTGCGAGCGACCCATTTCCTGACCTCGGCAAGGGTAGCCTTATCGGAGTTGCCGTTGATGGGTCCCGCAAACAGATCCCTGCGCCTGCGTCGGGTTGAGGCACTCGGTACTTTCGCGCGGCGTGTCGCTGAAAGCGGGTGACCGCTCTGGTCATCTTGGCCAGATTGAGGAGGTCTGCGGCGTTCAAGTACCCGAGGGTGACCAGCGAGGAGGCAATCTCGGTAGCGACGGGGTCGGAAGCCATCAATCATCCTTCGGCATGAACGCGGGAAGGTTGCCAGGGATTTGTTACCAGCAGAATGCATATCAGCGGCCTGGTCTGTTCGTCCAGGGCAGCAACCGGCGTCGCGGAGCGCCTGGGTCCGAAGCGCCAAGACGCGAACCGCTGAGACACTTTTTCTTGAAGGTCTGCTGAAACAGGCGAGGTTGAACCGGGCGTCGCAGTATTTACCGATCGTGTCTGGCGCCGCAGGTAGGTCCTGAACAGAGAAACCCCGGTTGAAATGTATCCGATACAGTCGTAAAAAACGGACCGCATGAGCGTGGACGGAAAATCTGGTGGTGGCGGTGACGCGCCTGAACGCTTCGACGACATCCTGGTCCGGTTGCGCGGCCTGGTAGATCGATTGGAAGGCGGCAATCTGTCGCTGGAGGATAGCCTGCGCTCATTCGAAGAGGGCATGGAGCTGTGCCGTCGCGGCGCCGGTATCCTGGACGAAGCGGAGAAACGCGTCGAAGTTCTGCTGTCGGGCCCCGCCGGCAGCACGCGCACGGCCCCTTTGGACACGCCCGAGCGCGATGACGACTGAGCTGGCAGCCTGGGTCTCGGCCCGCCGCGCCGAAATGGACGCGCTGTTCGCGCGGCAACTGGACGCCGGCGGTGGCAACGGCGATCCCGGCCGCCTGGTCGAGGCAATGCGCTACTCGCTGCTGGCGCCCGGCAAACGGCTGCGGCCGCTTTTGGCCCTGGCGGCAGCGGAGGCGGTGGTGGGCGCTGACGCCATGGACGATTCGATCCGCCTGGGCTGCGCGGCCGTCGAGCTCGTGCACTGTTATTCGCTGATCCATGACGATCTGCCGGCCATGGACGATGACGACTTTCGGCGTGGGCGACCCAGCAACCACAAGGTCTTCGGGGAGGCCACGGCCATCCTGGCCGGCGACGCCCTGCTGACCCTGGCCTTCGAATGGATCGCCGAGGCCGGCCAGCGCGCCACCCGGCCGGGCGATTACCTGCGGGCGACGCTGGCCTTGGCCCGAGGTGCGGGGATGAACGGAATGGTGCGGGGCCAGGCCCGCGACCTGGGCGAGACGGCCCCCACCACCATCACCGGCCTCGAGCAGTTGCACGCCGAAAAGACAGCGGCCCTGTTCTGCGCCGCCCTGGAAATAGGCGCCGCGGTGGCGGGCGCCGACCAGACCCAACAGAGCGCGCTGTCGCGATTCGGTCAGCGTTATGGAATCGCATTTCAGCACGCGGACGATCTTGACGATGCTGATCACGTGGCCCACGCAGCAGCAGCGCGCGATCGTTTGACCACGCTCATCGCGGACGCGGCGTCGGCGCTGGAGCCGCTGGGGGCGCGCGGCGATCGCCTGCGTTCGTTCGCCGAGGCGCTGCTGGCGAAGGCGGCTTTACCATGACCGCACGCGGCCCATGCCGACCCGTGTTAACCTGAAGCAGAGAATGTTGATCCGCGCGGGACACCAGCTCTGATGCCAGTCGACGAGAACACGCGCATGTTCGAAGCCCCCGCCGCCCCGGAAGGGGGCAAGCGGGATCGCGCCTATCTGGTCGTGCTGGCCGGCACCAGCGTCGGTGAGATGTACAAGATCGAAAGCGAGCAGACCATCATCGGGCGTGGCCAGAAGGCGCAGATTCGGCTGCTGGACGATGGCATCTCGCGCGAACACGCCCAGCTGGTGGTGCAAGGCGAACGAGTGATCCTGGAGGACATGGGGTCGACCAACGGCACCTATTGCAACGGCCTCAAGGTCGATCGCAAGGAGCTGGTCGACGGCGACAAGATCCTGGTCGGTTCGACCACGATCCTGAAGTTCACGTACCACGACAACCTGGACGAGATCTTCCAGAAGCAGATGTATGAATCAGCCCTGCGCGACGGGCTGACCCGGGCGTTCAACAAAAAATATTTCACTGACCGGCTGGAGAGCGAGTTCACCTTCTCCTCTCGCCACGGGGCGCCTCTGACCCTGCTGCTGTTCGACATCGACCACTTCAAGCGGGTCAACGACACCTACGGCCACCTGGCCGGCGACCACGTCCTTTCCGAGCTGTCCACGCTGATGGCTGGATCGTTGCGCGTCGAGGACGTGTTCGCCCGCTGCGGCGGCGAAGAATTCGGAGTCATCTGCCGCGGCGCCGACGTGGTGCAAGGCCAGATCGTCGGCGAACGCATGCGCAAAGCGGTCGAAGGAATGGCCTTCGTCTATGACGGCCGCCGTATCCCGGTGACCATCAGCCTGGGGCTGGCCACGCTGCCTGATCCGACCATCAAGGACGCCGCCCAGTTGATCAGCGCCGCCGACACCGCCCTTTACAAATCAAAACACGGCGGCCGCAACCGGCTGACCATCTACACGGCCGGCAGCGGCGCCTGAACGCCGACGACCGCTGACGGTTTTCACCGGCGATTATTTGCCGGCGACAGGTTCGGTTCGTACTCTCAATTTGTGAGACCTCCCCTGGCCACGGTGCTGCCTGCGGCCTTCCTGGCGGCGGCCGTGGTGGCGTTCTCCGGCGACGCCAGCGGCCGACGGCAAGACGACGACGAAAAGACCGCGACAGAACCGGTGCCGCCGCGCCCGCACCCGGGCAAGCCGGTGGCGTTCGATCCGCGCTGGCTGGAGCCGTTCTTCACCGAGGGACCGCTCAAATCGGCCGCCGAGTTGTTTCGCGCCGAAGACTTCGGCCCCGCCGACGCCGCGTTCACCAAGGCGATGAAGAAACTGCCGGCCGGCGCGCCAGAACGCCAGGCCGCCGCCTACCTGGACGCCCTGGCGAAAGAGACCCTG encodes the following:
- a CDS encoding polyprenyl synthetase family protein; the encoded protein is MTTELAAWVSARRAEMDALFARQLDAGGGNGDPGRLVEAMRYSLLAPGKRLRPLLALAAAEAVVGADAMDDSIRLGCAAVELVHCYSLIHDDLPAMDDDDFRRGRPSNHKVFGEATAILAGDALLTLAFEWIAEAGQRATRPGDYLRATLALARGAGMNGMVRGQARDLGETAPTTITGLEQLHAEKTAALFCAALEIGAAVAGADQTQQSALSRFGQRYGIAFQHADDLDDADHVAHAAAARDRLTTLIADAASALEPLGARGDRLRSFAEALLAKAALP
- a CDS encoding polymorphic toxin type 44 domain-containing protein yields the protein MVAAPVRLPLAKQCIDIEISSHQAALMMWTMKVRQDAEWDHKPKIRVRFPSSTTHSRVWHTYDTTEYFYDIWSNIHYGYVGSAAGFEEDVLLDGAGLEQIGTDLLRRRWPTRSQGVQGLRAFDDPSDRIAISTGIELYAMVPEHISARELVDTILMTGGLDTRPHSAPG
- the xseB gene encoding exodeoxyribonuclease VII small subunit, whose translation is MSVDGKSGGGGDAPERFDDILVRLRGLVDRLEGGNLSLEDSLRSFEEGMELCRRGAGILDEAEKRVEVLLSGPAGSTRTAPLDTPERDDD
- a CDS encoding thioredoxin family protein, with the translated sequence MAVETPPAVLGAACPSFSLPGVDGRAYALSDFAASPVLVVMFICNHCPYVKAVEDRLIHLERTYGPRGVQLVGVSSNDAATYPDDSLDKLAARWRDKEYGFPYLHDETQDVARAFGAVCTPDIFVYDRDRLLAYRGRIDDSWKDESKVTRRELAAALDALLGGARPAAEQRPSMGCSIKWREH
- a CDS encoding GGDEF domain-containing protein is translated as MPVDENTRMFEAPAAPEGGKRDRAYLVVLAGTSVGEMYKIESEQTIIGRGQKAQIRLLDDGISREHAQLVVQGERVILEDMGSTNGTYCNGLKVDRKELVDGDKILVGSTTILKFTYHDNLDEIFQKQMYESALRDGLTRAFNKKYFTDRLESEFTFSSRHGAPLTLLLFDIDHFKRVNDTYGHLAGDHVLSELSTLMAGSLRVEDVFARCGGEEFGVICRGADVVQGQIVGERMRKAVEGMAFVYDGRRIPVTISLGLATLPDPTIKDAAQLISAADTALYKSKHGGRNRLTIYTAGSGA
- a CDS encoding Stp1/IreP family PP2C-type Ser/Thr phosphatase; the encoded protein is MRIRYAAKTDVGMKRTHNEDYFSLIEDEQLFLVADGMGGHASGEVASKMAAEVIHEFFSRSKDDDATWPYKMDRHLSYVENRLVVGIKMANQRIFEAAAKDMKFKGMGTTIVSGQIVGDRFYIAHVGDSRCYRVREDGIQQMTRDHSLLEDYKDAKPNMSDEEQRKFPHKNVITRALGMRDIVQVDVLAHEIRDRDIFLLCSDGLSGMIEDDRVLEIVRDASTLETAVANLIDAANMAGGTDNITVLALQCLSSPNPSSPASAS
- a CDS encoding PEGA domain-containing protein, with translation MEAREVALWGVVWIVLAFAGPGKAKADEDPEALIRQGVSLRKSGDDAKAHGYFRRAYDIAHTPRSAAQLGLVEYALMFWGISEAHLFEALGSDSDAWIRANHPVLEQALTDVRTHLCELKITGDPPGARILVSGQFKGNLPVSIYAPAGPVSIDVQAPDFQSSHQTVTMVTGAAGKLAVHLSPKATAAVASPEATEQDEANPRNGGPAQTTENKPQWKRPVAWMSGGVGLALLGGGIAAALASNGNYQSFNTPKIAGSNENRCSTALADKGGSDCAGFLSAGDRDKALAIGAFIGAAAFIATSTVLFVTSFDKHADIQTAMECAPIIDRFPGGSCALRF